The Campylobacter sp. MIT 12-8780 genome contains the following window.
AGAAAAGATAGCAGATGAGAATAATGCTCTTATTTTTTATAAAAGTGCTTTGGCTAATAGCAATGCTTATGCAAAAGATATTAGTAAAGATGTGCTTGCTATCTATGAAAATATGAGAAAGGATAAATAATGAGCTTGGATAAAGAAAATATCAGCAAAGCTCTTAACATCATAGCCTTATCTATAGTTGTTTTTGTTGTTTTATACATTGCAATTGGTTTTATAACAAATTTCTTTGGGATAGGCTTTATTAGAACCCAAAGTATTGATAAACAAGTGATGATCTATAGAAAAGATTTTGAAAACAGAGAACTCAAAGATAAGCTGATTTATTTTTTGCTACCTAAAGACACTCCTTATTTTACGAAGTTTTCAAATTTTGCCAAATATGTGCGTTGCAAAGATGGAGATATGCTTAGTGTAAAGGGTTTGGAGTATTTTTGTAATGGTAAGCTTATAGGTGTTGCAAAGACTAAAGACAAAAATGGTAAAGAAGTTAAACCTTTTGTTTTTGATGGCATTATTCCTCAAGGCAAGTATTTTGTAATGGGGACTCACGAGCGAAGTTATGATAGTAGGTATTGGGGTTTTGTTGATAAAAATTTAATTCAAGGAGTGAGTATATGGGAGCTATAAAAAAAGGTTTAAGTATAGCTTGCATCAGTGCTATAATGGCAAGTGGAGCCAAAGCTGATATGTCTAGCTTTATTAGTTCAGCACTTGGAGGAAGTTTTACAAGTGAGAATGCTGGGTATTTTAAATCACAAGCTTCAGGTTTTGTTACAGGTGGAAGTGCAAGATTTCGTTGGGGAGGAGGCGAGACTATACAACCTTTTTCTGTTCAAGCTCCTAAATTTAATGTGGGTTGTAATGGTATTGATATGGTGCTTGGTGGTTTTTCTTACCTCAATTTTCAGTATTTGGTTGATAAACTAAAGAAGATTGCTTCTGCTGCTCCTGCTTTTGCTTTTCAAATAGCACTTTCTACACTTTGCAAGGATTGTCAAACCATAATGAGCGAGCTTGAAGATATAGCTAATGCTATAAATAATATGAATTTTGATACTTGTCAAATGACAACAAATTGGAGTAACAAATTAGGTAAGGTCCTTAGTGAAAACATAACAGGTGGTCAGCAAGCTGATTGGGTAAGTGGTTTTTCAGAAACAACAAAAAATGCTAAAGAAAAAATTAGCCAATTTACCCAATGGGTTAATGGCAATTCGCCTACAGCAGATCAGGATAATACTGCGGCTAAGGTATTGTTAGAACAATTTAGTTTGATTAAAAATGCTACGAAAAAATCAAATGGTTTTTTTAAAAAAGCCTTTGGTAATGATGAGTATGAACATATCATAAGAGGACTTGTAGGCGATGTGGTGGGTTACACTGAAGAGGGAGCTACTGTCGCTACAGGCAATGGAGCTAATGCAGAACCAAAAATAGCTGTGTTACGCCCTGAAATTTCAGCAGAATCTTTTATTAATGTTGTTTGGGATAATAAAGAAAAAAAAGGTGGAAAAAATCAAGTTCAATATACCAAATATAATATTCAATGTGATGATGGTAAGTGTAACGATCCTGCTATAGGAACAACAAAAGCAACTCTTATGATGAATAAAAGTATGAGAGAGCTTATGGAAGCACAATTTGATGAAATCCTTACAAACATTACCCAAAATACCCCACTTACAGCCGACAATAAGAGTTTTATTGAGGGTGCTCCTTTACCTGTGGCAGATGTGCTTAATCTTGCTTCAACAGGTAAAATTAGTTTTAAAACTAATACTCCTATTAGCGAATATATCGCCTTACTTACTCTTAAAGCCTATATGGACGATTTGTATTTTGAGCTTAATCAAACTCTTGCTGCTTATCAAAATCAAAGCAAAAAGTTAGATAGAGAAGATGCTCAATTTATGAGAGAGATTGCAGTAGCTTCAATGGAATT
Protein-coding sequences here:
- a CDS encoding S26 family signal peptidase, with the translated sequence MSLDKENISKALNIIALSIVVFVVLYIAIGFITNFFGIGFIRTQSIDKQVMIYRKDFENRELKDKLIYFLLPKDTPYFTKFSNFAKYVRCKDGDMLSVKGLEYFCNGKLIGVAKTKDKNGKEVKPFVFDGIIPQGKYFVMGTHERSYDSRYWGFVDKNLIQGVSIWEL
- a CDS encoding conjugal transfer protein TraH, with the protein product MGAIKKGLSIACISAIMASGAKADMSSFISSALGGSFTSENAGYFKSQASGFVTGGSARFRWGGGETIQPFSVQAPKFNVGCNGIDMVLGGFSYLNFQYLVDKLKKIASAAPAFAFQIALSTLCKDCQTIMSELEDIANAINNMNFDTCQMTTNWSNKLGKVLSENITGGQQADWVSGFSETTKNAKEKISQFTQWVNGNSPTADQDNTAAKVLLEQFSLIKNATKKSNGFFKKAFGNDEYEHIIRGLVGDVVGYTEEGATVATGNGANAEPKIAVLRPEISAESFINVVWDNKEKKGGKNQVQYTKYNIQCDDGKCNDPAIGTTKATLMMNKSMRELMEAQFDEILTNITQNTPLTADNKSFIEGAPLPVADVLNLASTGKISFKTNTPISEYIALLTLKAYMDDLYFELNQTLAAYQNQSKKLDREDAQFMREIAVASMEFNNAVQGRLTQISEEIGINSGVTDQIKNMLMQGLRTNPLTNTGKN